The Streptomyces sp. P9-A4 genome contains a region encoding:
- a CDS encoding alpha-2,8-polysialyltransferase family protein codes for MSARRTTQIFCASTLYGAVTLAAALDSGCFRPAGRRILLVTNNAAVPETTPPLDEAEGFARLRGRFDSVLSWNETISPLHPAGWTPRPGDLPMLQRHLRKLWDLGDDHVELALESLQVTPALAIAQLLPDAPVTVYADGLMSYGPTRNKIDPLIGGRVGRLLHLDLVPGLAPLLLAEFGAEPEPVPTEAFTTCVDELTGPAAGPEDRPALLLGQYLAAIHLMTAAEEEELHLRMVRGAVARGHRRLVFKPHPTAPDAWSKALVREAEALGAELTVEDRPVLAEVLYRELRPALVVGCFSTALLTAKTFYGLPVARVGTRALLERLTPFQNSNRIPLTVVDAVVPPLEDGGEDGDTVGTAELNDLVAAVGFAMQPKIRPELREPAVRHLSGPLAERTRHHFTRRRLTVLNLPGGIPLPRHPRVRRLARRALRLRKALKR; via the coding sequence GTGAGCGCCCGCCGTACCACCCAGATCTTCTGCGCCTCCACCCTCTACGGCGCGGTGACGCTCGCCGCCGCCCTCGACAGCGGCTGCTTCCGGCCCGCCGGCCGGCGCATCCTCCTGGTCACCAACAACGCCGCCGTCCCCGAGACCACCCCGCCCCTCGACGAGGCCGAGGGTTTCGCGCGGCTGCGTGGCCGCTTCGACTCCGTCCTCTCCTGGAACGAGACGATCTCCCCGCTCCACCCGGCCGGCTGGACCCCCCGGCCGGGCGACCTCCCGATGCTCCAGCGCCATCTGCGCAAGCTCTGGGACCTCGGCGACGACCACGTCGAACTCGCCCTGGAATCGCTCCAGGTGACGCCCGCGCTCGCCATCGCCCAGCTGCTGCCCGACGCTCCGGTCACCGTGTACGCGGACGGTCTGATGAGCTACGGGCCGACCCGCAACAAGATCGACCCGCTGATCGGCGGGCGGGTCGGACGACTGCTCCACCTGGACCTCGTCCCCGGGCTCGCGCCGCTGCTCCTCGCCGAGTTCGGGGCGGAGCCGGAGCCCGTACCGACCGAGGCGTTCACCACGTGCGTCGACGAGCTGACCGGGCCCGCCGCCGGGCCCGAGGACAGGCCCGCGCTGCTCCTCGGCCAGTACCTCGCGGCGATCCATCTGATGACCGCCGCCGAGGAGGAGGAACTGCACCTGCGGATGGTCCGGGGCGCGGTCGCCCGGGGCCACCGCCGGCTCGTCTTCAAGCCGCACCCGACGGCCCCCGACGCCTGGTCGAAGGCGCTGGTGCGCGAGGCGGAGGCGCTCGGCGCCGAGCTGACGGTCGAGGACCGGCCCGTACTCGCCGAGGTCCTCTACCGGGAGCTGCGGCCCGCGCTCGTCGTCGGCTGCTTCTCCACGGCGCTGCTCACCGCGAAGACCTTCTACGGGCTGCCGGTCGCCCGGGTCGGGACGCGCGCCCTGCTGGAGCGGCTCACCCCGTTCCAGAACAGCAACCGCATCCCGCTCACCGTCGTCGACGCGGTCGTCCCGCCCCTGGAGGACGGCGGGGAGGACGGGGACACGGTCGGTACGGCGGAGCTGAACGACCTGGTCGCGGCGGTCGGCTTCGCCATGCAGCCGAAGATCCGCCCGGAGCTGCGCGAGCCCGCGGTGCGGCACCTTTCGGGACCGCTCGCCGAGCGCACCCGGCACCACTTCACCCGCCGCCGCCTCACCGTCCTGAACCTGCCGGGCGGCATCCCGCTCCCCCGCCACCCGAGGGTCCGCCGCCTGGCGCGGCGGGCGCTGCGGCTGCGGAAGGCGCTGAAGAGGTAA
- a CDS encoding glycosyltransferase family 2 protein, whose protein sequence is MVKLSVVVPFFNVQTYAPDTLTSLRSNAREDFEFLLVDDCSSDGTPQLLERAAREIPGAVLIRHEQNEGLATARNTGLDAARGEYIAFLDGDDWLAPGYYARLVAAAEELGCDFLRTDHVSVTGRNRSVRRAPVPRRGEVLNPRDAILPAHRTTSVDYPYAWAGIYHRRLVDRGLLHFTHGLRTAEDRPWIWKLHREAESFAAIGELGVFYRRGVATSLTQIGDVRQLDFLRAFDQVIEETAKDADADLLLPKAVRTYCAVISHHIGSIERFEPEVARQLKAMSAGALRRMPQDVLDEALAAMGGDRATMLRRLRRRRPAPPPAPGPGAGPGSGPATGPGPATGPAAASTSASASASPEVAA, encoded by the coding sequence GTGGTCAAGCTCTCCGTCGTCGTGCCGTTCTTCAACGTGCAGACATACGCCCCCGACACCCTCACGAGCCTGCGGTCCAACGCCCGCGAGGACTTCGAGTTCCTGCTCGTCGACGACTGCTCGTCGGACGGGACCCCGCAGCTCCTCGAACGTGCCGCGCGCGAGATCCCGGGTGCCGTACTGATCAGGCACGAACAGAACGAGGGCCTCGCCACGGCGCGGAACACCGGGCTCGACGCGGCCCGGGGCGAGTACATCGCCTTCCTCGACGGGGACGACTGGCTCGCCCCCGGGTACTACGCCCGCCTGGTCGCCGCCGCCGAGGAGCTGGGCTGCGACTTCCTGCGGACCGACCATGTCTCCGTCACCGGCCGGAACCGCTCGGTCCGCCGGGCGCCGGTCCCCCGGCGCGGGGAGGTCCTGAACCCCCGGGACGCGATCCTGCCGGCGCACCGGACGACCTCGGTCGACTATCCGTACGCCTGGGCGGGGATCTACCACCGGCGGCTCGTGGACCGGGGGCTGCTGCACTTCACGCACGGGCTGCGGACCGCCGAGGACCGGCCGTGGATCTGGAAGCTGCACCGTGAGGCGGAATCGTTCGCGGCGATCGGTGAACTCGGTGTGTTCTACCGGCGCGGGGTGGCGACCTCGCTCACCCAGATCGGTGATGTGCGGCAATTGGATTTCCTTCGCGCTTTCGACCAGGTGATCGAGGAAACGGCGAAGGACGCGGACGCGGATCTTCTTCTCCCGAAGGCCGTCCGCACGTATTGCGCGGTGATTTCCCATCACATCGGATCGATCGAACGATTCGAACCCGAGGTGGCCCGGCAGCTGAAGGCGATGAGCGCGGGCGCGCTGCGGCGGATGCCGCAGGACGTGCTCGACGAGGCGCTCGCGGCGATGGGCGGGGACCGCGCGACGATGCTGCGCAGGCTGCGCCGCCGCCGCCCGGCACCACCGCCGGCACCGGGTCCGGGGGCAGGTCCGGGGTCGGGTCCGGCCACCGGCCCGGGTCCGGCGACGGGTCCGGCCGCCGCCTCGACGTCCGCCTCCGCCTCGGCCTCCCCGGAGGTGGCCGCGTGA
- a CDS encoding DUF6716 putative glycosyltransferase, with amino-acid sequence MPASTREAIRVAVLADSDTRWKWGALTARRITTATAEPTGFVLRGRATPTARQLAETGVSTTTPSEVTGAEFLRAIRDAEARGEAYDLVVLALVGGTVRAVLQGLADLELERRPVIVTGYVGVVYEKLTDGLLLRHGADVVLANSRHDAERFRAVYEGVGAGADSVVEAALPFLGGAPHTPETGRDTLVFAAQPSVPATRTERAYVLRRLIEHARLHPGREVLLKLRSKPGEHTTHLEEFPFQKLVRELDPPPNFRLVYGHMGEVLDRTDLLVTVSSTAALEALHRRIPTAILTDLGVREALGNHHFVGSGLLASFDRLDKGLAPTPDETWLGRQGVASDSPYESAFDAARDRVAALLALPALPPITPYYTAETAPGYLPGILARHRLDVTAPEPRESGVRRVVREAARGAYRHGVQRVAPVIRRLGEL; translated from the coding sequence GTGCCAGCAAGTACCAGAGAAGCGATACGGGTCGCCGTACTCGCCGACTCCGACACCCGGTGGAAATGGGGCGCCCTCACGGCGCGCCGCATCACCACGGCGACCGCCGAACCCACCGGATTCGTCCTGCGCGGACGGGCCACCCCCACCGCCCGGCAACTCGCCGAGACCGGGGTGTCCACGACCACCCCGAGCGAGGTGACGGGCGCGGAGTTCCTGCGCGCGATACGGGACGCGGAAGCGCGCGGCGAGGCGTACGACCTCGTGGTGCTCGCCCTGGTCGGAGGCACCGTACGGGCCGTCCTCCAGGGCCTCGCGGACCTGGAGCTCGAACGGCGCCCCGTGATCGTCACCGGCTATGTCGGCGTCGTCTACGAGAAGCTCACCGACGGACTCCTGCTGCGCCACGGCGCCGATGTCGTCCTCGCCAACTCCCGCCACGACGCCGAGCGTTTCCGCGCCGTGTACGAGGGAGTGGGCGCGGGCGCCGACTCGGTCGTCGAAGCCGCGCTGCCCTTTCTCGGCGGCGCCCCGCACACCCCCGAGACAGGCCGCGACACCCTGGTCTTCGCCGCCCAGCCGTCCGTGCCCGCCACCCGGACCGAACGGGCCTACGTGCTCCGCCGCCTCATCGAGCACGCCCGCCTCCACCCGGGCCGCGAGGTCCTCCTCAAGCTCCGCTCCAAGCCGGGCGAACACACCACGCACCTGGAGGAGTTCCCGTTCCAGAAGCTGGTCCGCGAACTCGACCCGCCGCCCAACTTCCGTCTCGTGTACGGACACATGGGCGAGGTCCTCGACCGTACCGACCTCCTGGTCACGGTCTCCTCCACGGCCGCGCTCGAAGCCCTCCACCGGCGCATCCCCACCGCGATCCTCACCGACCTCGGGGTCCGCGAGGCGCTCGGCAACCACCACTTCGTCGGCTCCGGGCTGCTCGCCTCCTTCGACCGGCTCGACAAGGGGCTCGCGCCGACGCCCGACGAGACCTGGCTCGGCCGGCAGGGCGTCGCCTCCGACAGCCCGTACGAGTCGGCCTTCGACGCCGCCCGCGACCGGGTCGCCGCCCTCCTGGCGCTCCCCGCGCTGCCCCCGATCACCCCCTACTACACCGCGGAGACGGCCCCCGGCTACCTGCCCGGGATCCTCGCCCGCCACCGCCTGGACGTCACCGCGCCGGAGCCCCGTGAGAGCGGAGTGCGCCGGGTCGTCCGGGAGGCCGCGCGGGGCGCGTACCGCCACGGCGTGCAACGCGTCGCCCCCGTCATCCGCCGCCTGGGAGAACTCTGA
- a CDS encoding acylneuraminate cytidylyltransferase has protein sequence MSATATPAERATAAPAAAPATAPTVLAVIPARGGSKGVPAKNLAPVAGVPLVARAVHACLGARPVTHVVVSTDDAGIAAAARTAGAEAVQRPAEIAGDTATSEAAVLHAMDAFEAAHGRPVDVVLLVQCTSPFLSSAEVAETVERITSGAADTAFTAAPTHGFLWRETVQDGATGVNHDKAHRPRRQDREPEYLETGAVYAMDAAGFRTHKHRFFGRTALVVTDPARVLEIDDPHDLARARALAPLLDTPATPGFADVDAVVLDFDGTQTDDRVHLDAEGREFVSAHRGDGLGIAALRRAGLPVLILSTEQNAVVAARARKLKIPVLHGIDRKDRALKEWCDAEGIDPQRVLYAGNDVNDLPCFHLVGWPVAVSSAHDSVRAAARAVTVTPGGSGAIREIAAWLLGPELNTPNS, from the coding sequence ATGAGCGCCACCGCCACGCCCGCCGAGCGGGCCACCGCCGCCCCGGCCGCAGCCCCCGCCACCGCACCCACCGTGCTCGCCGTGATCCCCGCGCGCGGCGGCTCCAAGGGCGTCCCCGCCAAGAACCTCGCCCCGGTGGCCGGAGTCCCCCTGGTGGCCCGCGCCGTCCACGCCTGCCTCGGCGCCCGCCCCGTCACCCACGTCGTGGTCTCCACCGACGACGCCGGCATCGCGGCTGCCGCCCGTACCGCGGGGGCCGAGGCCGTCCAGCGCCCCGCCGAGATCGCCGGGGACACCGCCACCAGCGAGGCCGCCGTCCTGCACGCGATGGACGCCTTCGAGGCCGCCCACGGCCGCCCCGTCGACGTGGTCCTCCTCGTCCAGTGCACCAGCCCCTTCCTCAGCTCCGCCGAGGTCGCCGAGACCGTCGAGCGCATCACCTCGGGCGCCGCCGACACCGCCTTCACCGCGGCTCCCACGCACGGCTTCCTCTGGCGCGAGACCGTCCAGGACGGCGCCACCGGCGTCAACCACGACAAGGCCCACCGCCCCCGCCGCCAGGACCGGGAGCCGGAGTACCTGGAGACCGGAGCCGTCTACGCGATGGACGCGGCCGGCTTCCGTACCCACAAGCACCGCTTCTTCGGCCGCACCGCGCTCGTCGTCACCGACCCCGCCCGGGTCCTGGAGATCGACGACCCGCACGACCTGGCCCGCGCCCGCGCCCTCGCGCCGCTCCTCGACACCCCGGCCACCCCCGGCTTCGCCGACGTCGACGCCGTCGTCCTCGACTTCGACGGCACCCAGACCGACGACCGGGTCCACCTGGACGCCGAGGGCCGCGAGTTCGTCTCCGCGCACCGCGGCGACGGCCTCGGTATCGCCGCCCTGCGCCGCGCCGGACTGCCGGTCCTCATCCTCTCCACCGAGCAGAACGCCGTCGTCGCCGCCCGCGCCCGCAAGCTCAAGATCCCCGTCCTGCACGGCATCGACCGCAAGGACCGGGCCCTCAAGGAGTGGTGCGACGCGGAGGGCATCGACCCGCAGCGCGTGCTCTACGCCGGAAACGACGTCAACGACCTCCCCTGCTTCCACCTCGTCGGCTGGCCCGTCGCGGTGAGCAGCGCCCACGACTCCGTACGGGCCGCGGCCCGCGCGGTCACCGTCACCCCGGGCGGCTCCGGCGCGATCCGCGAGATCGCCGCCTGGCTCCTCGGACCCGAGCTCAACACCCCCAACTCCTAA
- a CDS encoding N-acetylneuraminate synthase family protein translates to MSSTRLRTFGSKTAGPGRPVYITGEIGINHNGELDNAFALIDIAAEAGCDAVKFQKRTPEICTPRDQWDIERDTPWGRMTYIDYRHRVEFGEDEYRAIDEHCEKRGIDWFASPWDTEAVAFLEKFDLPAHKVASASLTDDELLRALRGTGRTVILSTGMSTPKQIRHAVEVLGSDNILLCHATSTYPAKAEELNLRVIQTLQDEYPNVPIGYSGHETGLQTTLAAVALGATFVERHITLDRAMWGSDQAASVEPQGLQRLVRDIRTIETALGDGVKKVYESELGPMKKLRRVQGLVAA, encoded by the coding sequence ATGAGCAGCACCCGACTCCGCACCTTCGGCTCCAAGACCGCCGGTCCGGGCCGGCCGGTCTACATCACCGGCGAGATCGGCATCAACCACAACGGCGAGCTCGACAACGCCTTCGCCCTCATCGACATCGCCGCCGAGGCCGGCTGCGACGCCGTCAAGTTCCAGAAGCGCACCCCCGAGATCTGCACCCCGCGCGACCAGTGGGACATCGAGCGCGACACCCCCTGGGGCCGGATGACGTACATCGACTACCGCCACCGCGTGGAGTTCGGCGAGGACGAGTACCGCGCCATCGACGAGCACTGCGAGAAGCGCGGCATCGACTGGTTCGCCTCCCCGTGGGACACCGAGGCCGTCGCCTTCCTGGAGAAGTTCGACCTCCCCGCCCACAAGGTCGCCTCTGCCTCCCTCACCGACGACGAGCTGCTGCGCGCGCTGCGCGGCACCGGCCGTACGGTCATCCTCTCCACCGGCATGTCGACGCCGAAGCAGATCCGCCACGCGGTCGAGGTCCTGGGCTCGGACAACATCCTGCTCTGCCACGCCACCTCGACCTACCCGGCCAAGGCCGAGGAGCTCAACCTGCGCGTCATCCAGACGCTCCAGGACGAGTACCCGAACGTCCCGATCGGCTACTCCGGCCACGAGACCGGCCTCCAGACCACCCTGGCCGCCGTCGCCCTCGGCGCCACCTTCGTCGAGCGCCACATCACCCTCGACCGCGCCATGTGGGGCTCCGACCAGGCCGCCTCCGTCGAGCCGCAGGGCCTCCAGCGCCTCGTCCGCGACATCCGCACCATCGAGACCGCCCTCGGTGACGGCGTCAAGAAGGTCTACGAGTCGGAGCTCGGCCCGATGAAGAAGCTCCGCCGGGTCCAGGGGCTCGTCGCCGCATGA
- a CDS encoding amidohydrolase has product MNQLKSREPGSATLPGTLSESLRVELIAFRRDLHMHPELGNQEFRTTAALKARLEAAGLAPKVLPAGTGLICDIGTPDRDRPMLAIRADIDALPIPDVKTVSYRSTVADRAHACGHDVHTTTVLGAGLVLAELDRQGLLPAAVRLIFQPAEEVLPGGAADLVECGVLDGVGRIIAVHCDPRVDAGTIGLRPGAITSACDRLEVTLDGPGGHTARPHLTTDLVTAAARVATDVPAVLARRVDARSGLSVTWGRIEAGHACNVIPQHAELSGTVRCLDLPTWRDAPDQVHAAIDEIATLHRAKSTVTYVRGVPPVVNDAVVTELLRDAMTARRGPHAIEDTEQSLGGEDFSWYLEHVPGAMARLGVRTPGDTRVRDLHAGDFDVDERCIEAGVELFTAAALLDAARKT; this is encoded by the coding sequence GTGAACCAGTTGAAGTCCCGTGAGCCAGGCTCCGCCACCCTGCCCGGAACGCTGTCCGAATCCCTGCGCGTCGAACTGATCGCCTTCCGCAGGGACTTGCACATGCATCCGGAGCTGGGGAACCAGGAGTTCCGTACGACCGCCGCGCTCAAGGCCCGCCTGGAGGCGGCCGGCCTCGCGCCGAAGGTCCTTCCGGCCGGCACCGGGCTCATCTGTGACATCGGCACCCCGGACCGCGACCGGCCCATGCTCGCGATCCGCGCCGACATCGACGCGCTGCCCATCCCCGACGTCAAGACGGTCTCCTACCGCTCCACCGTGGCCGACCGCGCCCACGCCTGTGGACACGATGTCCACACCACCACGGTCCTCGGCGCCGGACTCGTCCTCGCCGAACTCGACCGGCAGGGCCTCCTCCCCGCCGCCGTGCGGCTGATCTTCCAGCCCGCCGAGGAGGTCCTCCCCGGCGGCGCCGCCGACCTCGTCGAGTGCGGCGTCCTGGACGGCGTCGGCCGGATCATCGCCGTGCACTGCGACCCCAGGGTCGACGCCGGGACGATCGGCCTGCGGCCCGGAGCCATCACCTCCGCCTGCGACCGGCTCGAAGTCACCCTGGACGGGCCCGGCGGCCACACCGCCCGCCCGCACCTCACCACCGACCTGGTGACCGCCGCCGCCCGGGTCGCCACCGACGTGCCCGCCGTACTGGCCCGCCGCGTCGACGCCCGCTCGGGACTCTCCGTCACCTGGGGCCGTATCGAGGCCGGTCACGCCTGCAACGTCATCCCGCAGCACGCCGAGCTGTCCGGCACCGTCCGCTGCCTCGACCTGCCCACCTGGCGGGACGCGCCCGACCAGGTCCACGCCGCCATCGACGAGATCGCGACCCTGCACCGCGCCAAGTCGACCGTCACCTACGTCCGGGGCGTCCCCCCGGTCGTCAACGACGCGGTCGTCACCGAACTCCTCCGCGACGCCATGACGGCCCGGCGCGGACCGCATGCGATCGAGGACACCGAGCAGAGCCTCGGCGGCGAGGACTTCTCCTGGTACCTGGAGCACGTGCCCGGAGCCATGGCCCGCCTCGGGGTCCGCACCCCCGGCGACACGCGGGTCCGCGATCTGCACGCCGGAGACTTCGACGTGGACGAGCGGTGCATCGAGGCCGGGGTGGAGCTGTTCACGGCCGCCGCCCTGCTCGACGCGGCACGGAAGACCTGA
- a CDS encoding BMP family lipoprotein yields the protein MRRITRIATVGIASAALALSATACGKSSNDAGSSPSSDSKATKAAIAYDIGGRGDQSFNDAAYAGLKKAEDELGVKGAEAEPSAGEGDADKVARLTALARAGNNPVIGVGFAYAPAIEKVSKAYPKTTFGIIDDTSVTGANIANLVFNEEQGSYLAGVAAAKTSKTGTVGFIGGVEVPLIKKFEAGYTQGVKDTNPKAKVLVQYLTQPPNFDGFSKPDLGKAAAQGQLDKGADVIYAAAGLAGSGSIEAASTAGKWAIGVDSDQYNQAGLAKYKAQILTSVTKDVSDSVFNLIKSVKDGKPQTGEIRYGLATDGVGLADSNPAYKAMTDVTAAVAKAKKDIVDGKITVKTAP from the coding sequence TTGCGCCGGATCACCAGGATCGCGACCGTGGGCATCGCCTCCGCCGCGCTCGCCCTTTCCGCCACCGCGTGTGGCAAGTCCTCGAACGACGCCGGCTCCAGCCCGAGCTCGGACTCGAAGGCGACCAAGGCCGCCATCGCGTACGACATCGGCGGTCGCGGCGACCAGTCCTTCAACGACGCCGCCTACGCGGGTCTGAAGAAGGCCGAGGACGAGCTCGGCGTCAAGGGCGCCGAGGCCGAGCCCTCCGCCGGTGAGGGCGACGCCGACAAGGTCGCGCGCCTCACCGCGCTGGCCCGCGCCGGGAACAACCCGGTCATCGGTGTCGGCTTCGCCTACGCCCCGGCGATCGAGAAGGTCTCCAAGGCCTACCCGAAGACCACCTTCGGCATCATCGACGACACGTCGGTGACCGGCGCGAACATCGCCAACCTCGTCTTCAACGAGGAGCAGGGCTCCTACCTGGCCGGCGTCGCCGCCGCCAAGACCTCGAAGACCGGCACGGTCGGCTTCATCGGTGGCGTCGAGGTGCCGCTGATCAAGAAGTTCGAGGCGGGCTACACGCAGGGCGTCAAGGACACCAACCCCAAGGCGAAGGTGCTCGTCCAGTACCTGACCCAGCCGCCGAACTTCGACGGCTTCTCCAAGCCCGACCTGGGCAAGGCCGCCGCGCAGGGCCAGCTCGACAAGGGCGCCGACGTGATCTACGCCGCCGCCGGTCTCGCCGGTTCCGGCTCGATCGAGGCCGCCTCGACCGCGGGCAAGTGGGCCATCGGCGTCGACTCCGACCAGTACAACCAGGCGGGTCTGGCCAAGTACAAGGCCCAGATCCTGACCTCGGTCACCAAGGACGTCTCCGACTCCGTCTTCAACCTGATCAAGTCGGTCAAGGACGGCAAGCCGCAGACCGGTGAGATCCGCTACGGCCTCGCCACGGACGGCGTCGGCCTGGCCGACTCCAACCCGGCGTACAAGGCGATGACCGACGTCACCGCCGCCGTGGCGAAGGCGAAGAAGGACATCGTCGACGGCAAGATCACGGTCAAGACCGCTCCGTAA
- a CDS encoding ABC transporter ATP-binding protein — MSPWHDNFAPPCPPAPTPSGQGECVINASSPPAVELHGITKRFPGVVANRDIAITVRKGTVHALIGENGAGKSTLMKILYGMQKPDEGTIAVDGEQVTFSSPGDAIARGIGMVHQHFMLADNFTVLENVVLGGEKLHGIGAKARKKIREISDAYGLGVRPDALVEDLGVAERQRVEILKVLYRGARILILDEPTAVLVPQEVDALFDNLRELKAEGLTVIFISHKLGEVLKVADDITVIRRGTTVGTADPKTATTKQLAELMVGSELPSPETRESTVTEVPMLRVENLTLVESGAAGAPLTTAAPADPSSAVTVHEEAVEGRKLLDDISLTIHKGEILGIAGVEGNGQTELIETLMGMSTPDAGVITLDGQDISKVSVRKRREGGIGYIPEDRHRHGLLLEAPLWENRILGHVSEAPNSKRGILDPKAARKDTERIVREYDVRTPGIDVTASSLSGGNQQKLIVGREMSHGPKFLIAAHPTRGVDVGAQAQIWDAIRDARREGLAVLLISADLDELIGLSDTLRVMYRGKLVADADPATITPEELGSAMTGAATGRLEGTEEQSEDGDAR, encoded by the coding sequence ATGTCTCCCTGGCACGATAACTTCGCCCCGCCCTGCCCTCCCGCTCCCACTCCTTCCGGCCAAGGAGAGTGCGTCATCAACGCGTCCAGCCCCCCTGCCGTAGAACTGCACGGCATCACCAAGCGATTCCCCGGCGTCGTCGCCAACAGGGACATCGCCATCACGGTCCGCAAGGGCACCGTGCACGCCCTCATCGGCGAGAACGGTGCCGGCAAGTCGACCCTTATGAAGATCCTCTACGGCATGCAGAAGCCGGACGAGGGCACCATCGCCGTCGACGGCGAGCAGGTCACCTTCTCCAGCCCCGGTGACGCCATCGCGCGCGGCATCGGCATGGTGCACCAGCACTTCATGCTCGCGGACAACTTCACCGTCCTGGAGAACGTCGTCCTCGGCGGCGAGAAGCTCCACGGCATCGGCGCCAAGGCGCGGAAGAAGATCCGGGAGATCTCCGACGCGTACGGCCTCGGGGTCCGCCCCGACGCCCTCGTCGAGGACCTCGGCGTCGCCGAGCGCCAGCGCGTGGAGATCCTCAAGGTCCTCTACCGCGGCGCCAGGATCCTCATCCTCGACGAGCCGACCGCCGTGCTCGTCCCGCAGGAGGTCGACGCGCTCTTCGACAACCTGCGCGAGCTCAAGGCCGAGGGCCTGACCGTCATCTTCATCTCGCACAAGCTGGGCGAGGTCCTGAAGGTGGCCGACGACATCACCGTCATCCGCCGGGGCACCACGGTCGGCACCGCCGACCCGAAGACCGCCACCACCAAGCAGCTCGCCGAGCTGATGGTCGGCAGCGAGCTGCCCTCGCCGGAGACCCGCGAGTCCACGGTCACCGAGGTCCCCATGCTCCGGGTCGAGAACCTGACGCTGGTCGAGAGCGGCGCCGCCGGCGCCCCGCTCACCACGGCCGCCCCGGCCGACCCGTCGAGCGCGGTCACCGTGCACGAGGAGGCCGTCGAGGGCCGCAAGCTCCTCGACGACATCTCCCTCACGATCCACAAGGGCGAGATCCTCGGCATCGCGGGCGTCGAGGGCAACGGCCAGACCGAGCTCATCGAGACCCTCATGGGCATGTCCACCCCCGACGCGGGCGTCATCACGCTCGACGGCCAGGACATCTCCAAGGTCTCGGTGCGCAAGCGCCGCGAGGGCGGCATCGGCTACATCCCCGAGGACCGGCACCGCCACGGCCTGCTCCTCGAGGCCCCGCTCTGGGAGAACCGCATCCTCGGCCATGTCTCCGAGGCGCCCAACTCCAAGCGCGGCATCCTCGACCCGAAGGCCGCCCGCAAGGACACCGAGCGGATCGTGCGCGAGTACGACGTCCGCACCCCCGGCATCGACGTCACCGCGTCCTCCCTCTCCGGCGGCAACCAGCAGAAGCTGATCGTCGGCCGCGAGATGAGCCACGGGCCGAAGTTCCTGATCGCCGCCCACCCCACCCGCGGTGTGGACGTCGGCGCGCAGGCGCAGATCTGGGACGCGATCCGGGACGCCCGCCGCGAGGGCCTCGCGGTGCTGCTGATCTCCGCCGACCTCGACGAGCTGATCGGCCTCTCCGACACCCTCCGGGTGATGTACCGCGGCAAGCTCGTCGCGGACGCCGACCCCGCCACCATCACGCCCGAGGAGCTGGGTTCCGCCATGACCGGCGCGGCCACCGGCCGACTCGAGGGCACCGAAGAGCAGTCCGAAGACGGTGACGCCCGATGA